GGCCATTTGAAATGGGTGTTGTCCAACCAAAAAGACAGCCTGATTCAGGCGTTGGCGGCGCAGCGTCTGGGCGTTGTGTTGTTGCAACAAAAAAAATACGATGCCGCGCTTGCCGCACTCGACACGCCGGTTGAGGCGGACTTCGCCCCCCTGCTGATGGAAACTAAAGGCGATGTTTATGCCGCACAGGGAAAAAGCCAGGAAGCCTTAAAAAACTACGGTCAGGCTTTGGAAAAAATGCCTCAAGATTCTGTCGGTCGCGAATTGGTTCAAATGAAACTCGATTCGCTGAAATAAATGCCGTCTGAAATGCCGCCCTCTCTTCAGACGGCATTTCAGACAATACTATCCTACGGCGATTCTCGTAAAACCATCCGCCGTGTCCCAACGGACACCTGCTCGTGTTCAGTTCTACCGAACGGCACTTGACACAGAAAGACTCAATCATGAAACCCACCATCGCGCTTGTCGGCCGCCCCAACGTCGGCAAATCTACCTTGTTCAACCGTTTGACGCGCACCAAAGACGCGCTCGTGCACGACCTGCCCGGTCTGACCCGCGACCGCCATTACGGACACGGCAAAGTCGGCAGCAAACCTTATTTGGTCATCGATACCGGCGGTTTTGAGCCGGTTGTGGATAGCGGCATTTTGCACGAAATGGCAAAACAAACCTTGCAGGCTGTCGATGAAGCCGATGCAGTTGTGTTTTTGGTGGACGGCCGTACCGGTTTAACACCGCAAGACAAGATTATTGCCGACCGTTTGCGCCAAAGCCCGCGCCCTGTTTATTTGGCTGTGAATAAAGGCGAAGGGGGCAATAGGGCCGTACTTGCCGCCGAGTTCTACGAGCTGGCATTGGGCGAGCCGCACGTTATTTCCGGCGCGCACGGCGACGGCGTGTATTATCTGATTGAAGATATTTTGGAAACCTTCCCTGAGCCTGAAAAGGAAGAGGAAGAAGCGAAACATCCTGTTTTTGCTGTAATCGGCCGTCCAAATGTCGGTAAATCGACCTTGGTAAACGCTATTCTCGGCGAAGAACGTGTGATTGCCTTCGATATGGCAGGTACGACGCGCGACAGTATCCATATCGATTTCGAGCGCGAAGGCAAACCGTTTACCATCATCGATACCGCAGGCGTGCGCCGTCGCGGCAAAGTGGACGAAGCAGTGGAAAAGTTCTCCGTTATCAAAGCGATGCAGGCGGTTGAAGCGGCAAACGTCGCTGTTTTGGTGTTGGACGCGCAACAGGACATTGCTGACCAAGATGCCACGATTGCAGGTTTTGCCTTGGAAG
Above is a window of Neisseria sp. Marseille-Q6792 DNA encoding:
- the der gene encoding ribosome biogenesis GTPase Der, producing MKPTIALVGRPNVGKSTLFNRLTRTKDALVHDLPGLTRDRHYGHGKVGSKPYLVIDTGGFEPVVDSGILHEMAKQTLQAVDEADAVVFLVDGRTGLTPQDKIIADRLRQSPRPVYLAVNKGEGGNRAVLAAEFYELALGEPHVISGAHGDGVYYLIEDILETFPEPEKEEEEAKHPVFAVIGRPNVGKSTLVNAILGEERVIAFDMAGTTRDSIHIDFEREGKPFTIIDTAGVRRRGKVDEAVEKFSVIKAMQAVEAANVAVLVLDAQQDIADQDATIAGFALEAGRALVVAVNKWDGISEERREQEKRDINRKLYFLDFAKFHFISALKERGIDGLFDSIQAAYNAAMIKMPTPKITRVLQSAIERQQPPRAGLVRPKMRYAHQGGMNPPVIVVHGNSLHAISDSYTRYLTQTFRKAFNLQGTPLRIQYNVSENPYENAEDKPKKKPLRRVSLSNRIEKREGRKEEKNRFKKKTKVSVKKQFSK